In Halococcus agarilyticus, the genomic window GCTGCGGGGCGGGGAGTTTTTCGAGCTGGGTTCGCTGGCGGTCGTCGGTCAGCGCCGAGTAGTTCGCGGCCGTCACGAAGTTTGTCTGCCCGTAGTCGTGGAGGATCATCCGGAGGAACGCCGCCTCCCGCTCCGAGGTGCCGTCCCAGGTGTAACAGTGGAGGTCGCGCGCGAGCGGATAACCGCCCTCGGCGAGGTTCTCGCCCGGCACGTACTCGGTCCCTTCGAACGAGAGCGCGATCGAGGAGACGGAGTCGTCGACGAACGCGAGCGCCATGTACGCGATCGCGTTGTCGGAGTTCGTGACGATCCCCTTGACCTGCTGGTTCTGCCCCTTCCTGACGTCGACGCCGGGGATCGGCGCGTTCGGGTCGCCGAAGAGGTTGTTCCGGAAGGCGGTGTCGGTGCCCGACCCCTCCGAGCGCCCGACCGCCTGGATCGCCTTTGTCGGCCCGTCGTAGCCAGGCACGTCGCGCCAGTCCGTGATCTCGCCGGCGTAGATCGCCTTCAGCGTCTCGGCCGAGATCGTCTCGACGCCCGCCTCGACGATCGCCTCGCTCACGACGATCGGCTGGGCGTCGACGCCGACGACGTGGTCGGTGTATTTCGAGAGCTCCTCCGCGGCGAGGTCGGGGAACTCCGCCTTCACCGGCGCGCTCGAGTTCCCGATGTCGATGCGCCCCTTCCGGAGGTTTTCGAGGCCCGTTCCCGAGTGGCTCAGGTTCACCCGCACCGCGATCGGCGGGGCTTCGCTCTCGGTTGCCTCGAAGCCGTACAGCCCGGCCCAGTAATCCGCGAGGCGTTTCTCCGTACTGATCCCGTACTCCTCGGGCGTCCAGTACTCCTCGTCGGGGGGTGTAGCGTTCGTCCCCCAGTAGGAGGCGGCCGTGTCGACGATCGGGTACACCGTCGAGGAACCGCCCGCGCGGAGGGTCGGCGCGTCGACGTCGCCCCCGCCGGACTCGTCGCCGCCGACGCTTCCCGGTGGCGTCGCACTCGTGCTGATACAACCCGCGAACCCCGCACAGAGCCCGGTTCCGGTCGCCAGGACTGCGCGTCGACTCACAGGACTCTCCTGCATTGGAACTACGTAGCGATAGGGACGGTAAGTACCCTACTATGAACGCTATATAGACAAACGTTCTCACGGAAATCCGGCGGGCCATCGTCGGTGCGATCGAGCACACGAAAAGCGAACCGCAACACCGGATCGGTGTCCGCAGCGGCCCTTTCAGCGGATCGTCGGCGTTTCACCCGCTCCGATGCCCGCGTCGGGTCGCTCGGGGCGCTGGCCGAGCGTCACCTTGACGGTGCGCCGCTCGCCGCCGCGGAGCACGGTGAGGTCGACGGTCTCGCCTGGCGATGCCTGGAGCGCGAGATACGACGAGAGCTGCTGTCGGGTGTCGATGTTCTCACCACCG contains:
- a CDS encoding PstS family phosphate ABC transporter substrate-binding protein, coding for MQESPVSRRAVLATGTGLCAGFAGCISTSATPPGSVGGDESGGGDVDAPTLRAGGSSTVYPIVDTAASYWGTNATPPDEEYWTPEEYGISTEKRLADYWAGLYGFEATESEAPPIAVRVNLSHSGTGLENLRKGRIDIGNSSAPVKAEFPDLAAEELSKYTDHVVGVDAQPIVVSEAIVEAGVETISAETLKAIYAGEITDWRDVPGYDGPTKAIQAVGRSEGSGTDTAFRNNLFGDPNAPIPGVDVRKGQNQQVKGIVTNSDNAIAYMALAFVDDSVSSIALSFEGTEYVPGENLAEGGYPLARDLHCYTWDGTSEREAAFLRMILHDYGQTNFVTAANYSALTDDRQRTQLEKLPAPQR